Below is a genomic region from bacterium.
GCGCTCGAATACCGCGACAAAGGCATAGCCAAGTCGATAGTTTGGCACGGTAATGTAGTCGATTTGCTCGAAAGGCTCGTAAAACGCGGAATAACACCGCACATGCTTACAGACCAAACCTCAGCGCATGACCCACTTAACGGCTATGTTCCACAGGGGCTGACTTACGAAGAAGCACTCGAACTTCGCAAGAAAGACCCCGATGACTACCTTCGCCGCTCATATCAAACCATGGCAAAGCATGTTAAGCTAATGATAACACTTCAGGAACGCGGAGCAGAAACATTCGACTATGGAAATAATCTTAGGGGCAATGCACTCGCGGGCGGTTTCGTCAAAGTCGAGGAGGTAAAAAATCCTGATGGAAGCTGGAAATATCCTGGATTCGTGCCAGCTTATCTTAGACCTCTATTTTGCGAAGGGAAAGGTCCGTTCCGCTGGGCTGCGCTATCGGGTGACCCGGAGGACATATACCTTATTGACGAGGAACTAATGAAGCTTTTCCCGGAGGATGAGCATCTTCGTCGCTGGCTTAAACTTGCGCGCGAGAAGGTTAAATTCCAGGGTCTGCCAGCCCGAATTTGCTGGCTTGGTTACGGCGAACGCGACAAGGCAGGATTGATGTTTAACAGGCTCGTCCGAGAGGGCAAATTAAAGGCGCCGATAGTAATAGGTCGCGACCACCTTGATGGCGGCTCGGTAGCATCACCCAATCGTGAGACCGAGCACATGAAGGATGGTTCGGACGCTATCGCCGACTGGCCTCTGCTTAACTTCGCGCTTAATGCGGTTTCAGGAGCATCGTGGGTGTCGTTCCATCATGGTGGCGGAGTGGGAATAGGTTATTCCCTTCATGCAGGACAGGTTATAGTCGCCGACGGCACGGAGATGATGGACATACGGCTTAAACGAGTGTTAACCAACGACCCGGGAACAGCTATAGCCCGCCACGCTGATG
It encodes:
- the hutU gene encoding urocanate hydratase codes for the protein MPKHIIHAPRGTKLSCKSWHQEAAMRMLMNNLDPEVAEDPDNLIVYGGTGKAARNWEAYEAIVRTLKELENDETLLVQSGKPVGVFKTHEWAPRVIIANSNLVPHWANWEYFNELDRKGLIMYGQMTAGSWIYIGTQGILQGTYETFAAAGKKRFGVDDLRGKLIVSGGCGGMSGAQPLAATMNNATYLAAEVNEERIKKRLATGYLDEMEKDLDKAIAKALEYRDKGIAKSIVWHGNVVDLLERLVKRGITPHMLTDQTSAHDPLNGYVPQGLTYEEALELRKKDPDDYLRRSYQTMAKHVKLMITLQERGAETFDYGNNLRGNALAGGFVKVEEVKNPDGSWKYPGFVPAYLRPLFCEGKGPFRWAALSGDPEDIYLIDEELMKLFPEDEHLRRWLKLAREKVKFQGLPARICWLGYGERDKAGLMFNRLVREGKLKAPIVIGRDHLDGGSVASPNRETEHMKDGSDAIADWPLLNFALNAVSGASWVSFHHGGGVGIGYSLHAGQVIVADGTEMMDIRLKRVLTNDPGTAIARHADAGYEEAIEFAKKHGIKIPMIGE